Part of the Halorhabdus utahensis DSM 12940 genome, CGCCCGATCGATCGCGGCCAGCCCACGACCGGCGTCCTTCTGTTTGAGTGGTTTGACGGTGAGTTTCATCCTTTCACCTCGATGGTAAGAACGCCGTTGTTCATAAAGGCTGTTGGCTCCCCCCCATCCGGCAGAGAGACGTCATACTGGTCGTCGTCGGTGATGACGATTGCCGTATCGCCGACGACGTCGACAGCACCGTCACGGCCGATATCGGCCACGAAGGTCGTCGCGTCCTCGTAGTCGAACCGGCGGATCGCCGCGTCGCCGACTGTCTGCTGTTCTAATCTCATGCTAACCTTGAGTTAGCTCTAGTACTATTTAAATCTACCGCTGAAATACGCCATACGTGCCACTATATCGCCAATCAAGTAGAAAAGCGGTTCACACCCTTTACTCAGTCGAGATCGAGATCGTCCGCGACGTGGCAGTGTTCCTCGGCCGGGAACTGACCGCCTTCGACGGCGTCGACGTACCCGTCGAGTGCGTCGGCGTAAGCATCCCGGACGTTGCCGAACGCTTCGGCGAAGGGCGGAGCTGACTCGCTGAGGCCCACCGCGTCGTCGACGACCAAAACCTGGCCGTCACAGTCAGGTCCAGCCCCGATACCGATCGTCGGAATCTCGAGGTCGGCAGTGATGGCCGCCGCAAGGTTGGCAGGGACGTGTTCGAGCACGAGTGCGAACGCCCCGGCGTCCTCGTGGGCCACGGCGAGGTCGCGGATCTCTTCGGCTGCGTCCTGGGTGGTTCCCTGCCGGGTGTATCCCAGTCGGTTGACGTGCTGGGGCGTCAAGCCGAGGTGGGCCATGACCGGGATGCCGAGATCAGTCAGGTGCTCGGTCAACTCGACGGTGTGGGGGCCACTCTCGATCTTGACCGCGTTCGCCCCGGCCTCCTTGAGCAGTCGGCCGGCGTTCTCGACCGAGTCGCCCCGGTCCGCCCCAACGCTCAGGAAGGGAAGATCTGTGACGACCAGCGCGTCGTCGGTTCCCCGGACGACCGCCGCCGTGTGGCTCGCCATCTGGTCCATCGTGACGGGGAGCGTCGAGTCGTGACCCAGAACGACGTTGCCGAGACTGTCCCCGACCAGAATCACGTCCACGCCGGCATCTTCGACCAGTTCGGCCGTCGTGGCGTCGTAGGCTGTCAGCATCGTGATCGGCTCCGTCCCGACCATCTCCCGGACGTCTCGCACCGTAGTCATGCGTGCTAGTCCGTCACGGCTCGCTATTACGCCTTCGGGTCAGTCACCACCGGTGGCAGTTGCGCGATCGGTGGGATAAACCGACAGACGCAAGAACACGGCCCACACAGACCCACCTGTGGCCGAACCGAGTGCGCGCACCGATCCCGACGGCGTCGATCACGGGTGGGTCCTGCAGACGACGTTCGTCGTGACAATCGTCCTCGGCGCGCCGATCGTCGCCGTCCTCTCGCTCGGACAATCGCTGCCGACCTGGACAGCACGGGCAACCTTTGCGATACGCGTCGGTGCAGTGGTCTGGTTTCTGACCGCAGTCGGCGTCTTCGTATACGAACGGCGGTATCGCGCCTGAGAGTGGACATCGGCCGGAGCGATCACTTTTCGAGCCACTCCTCGACGTACTGGAAGTCCATCCCGGCCCGATCAGCCGTTCGTTCGTCTTTCGCCGTGTCGCCGACGAACAGTGTCCGCGCAGGGTCGGCGTCGAGTCGGTCGGCCAGTGCGAGCAGGGGTTCGGGATCCGGTTTCTGGGCTGAGAGCGTGTCCCGACCCACGACCGCCTCGACGGCTTCGAGCAGGTCGTGGCGCTCCAGGGCCGTTCGAACCGCCGCCTCAGCGTTCAGCGAGCAGACGCCGACCGGCACGTCGAGTGGGAGTTCGGCCGCTGCAGGCAATCGCTCTGCTGTGCGAGCGCCCACGCGTTCGTGCGTCGCCACGACTTCAGTTGCCACGTCCAAGATCCCCGCGGCTTCGGCGCGTTCGAGTAACTCCCAGAGACTT contains:
- a CDS encoding DUF7127 family protein; this translates as MRLEQQTVGDAAIRRFDYEDATTFVADIGRDGAVDVVGDTAIVITDDDQYDVSLPDGGEPTAFMNNGVLTIEVKG
- the panB gene encoding 3-methyl-2-oxobutanoate hydroxymethyltransferase, which gives rise to MTTVRDVREMVGTEPITMLTAYDATTAELVEDAGVDVILVGDSLGNVVLGHDSTLPVTMDQMASHTAAVVRGTDDALVVTDLPFLSVGADRGDSVENAGRLLKEAGANAVKIESGPHTVELTEHLTDLGIPVMAHLGLTPQHVNRLGYTRQGTTQDAAEEIRDLAVAHEDAGAFALVLEHVPANLAAAITADLEIPTIGIGAGPDCDGQVLVVDDAVGLSESAPPFAEAFGNVRDAYADALDGYVDAVEGGQFPAEEHCHVADDLDLD
- a CDS encoding DUF5822 domain-containing protein; the encoded protein is MAEPSARTDPDGVDHGWVLQTTFVVTIVLGAPIVAVLSLGQSLPTWTARATFAIRVGAVVWFLTAVGVFVYERRYRA
- a CDS encoding HAD family hydrolase, with the protein product MTVSYEAVIYDLDGTLVRLDVDWTLVTQKVASRLRDRGIDTEGASLWELLERAEAAGILDVATEVVATHERVGARTAERLPAAAELPLDVPVGVCSLNAEAAVRTALERHDLLEAVEAVVGRDTLSAQKPDPEPLLALADRLDADPARTLFVGDTAKDERTADRAGMDFQYVEEWLEK